A section of the Lepidochelys kempii isolate rLepKem1 chromosome 4, rLepKem1.hap2, whole genome shotgun sequence genome encodes:
- the LOC140910626 gene encoding uncharacterized protein: MQSSSAQVTMMESQNRKRAPAWTEREVRDLIAVWGEESVLSELRSSFRNAKTFVKISQGMKDRGHNRDPKQCHVKLKELRQAYQKTREVNSRSGSEPQTCRFYDELHAILGGSATTTPAVLFDSFNGDGGNTEAGFGDEEDEEEVVDSSQQASGETGFPDSQELFLTLDLEPVPPEPTQGCLLDPAGGEGTSAGCVSMITGSSPSQRLVKLRKKKKRTRDEMFSELMLSSHTDRAQTNAWRQIMSECRKAQNDREERWRAEESKWRAEERAEAQMWRQRDERRQDSMLRLLQDQTRMLQCMVELQQRQLEHRLPLLPLCNQPPSSPSSIASTPRRPRTRWGGLRPTSDSTTEDCPKKRRLSFNKL, encoded by the exons atgcagagctcatcagcacaggtgaccatgatggagtcccagaatcgcaaaagagctccagcatggaccgaacgggaggtacgggatctgatcgctgtttggggagaggaatccgtgctatcagaactccgttccagttttcgaaatgccaaaacctttgtgaaaatctcccagggcatgaaggacagaggccataacagggacccgaagcagtgccacgtgaaactgaaggagctgaggcaagcctaccagaaaaccagagaggtgaacagccgctctgggtcagagccccaaacatgccgcttctatgatgagctgcatgccattttagggggttcagccaccactaccccagccgtgttgtttgactccttcaatggagatggaggcaatacggaagcaggttttggggacgaagaagatgaggaggaggttgtagatagctcacagcaagcaagcggagaaaccggttttcctgacagccaggaactgtttctcaccctagacctggagccagtaccccccgaacccacccaaggctgcctcctggacccagcaggcggagaagggacctctg ctggatgtgtttcaatgatcacaggatcttctccttcccagaggctagtgaagcttagaaagaaaaaaaaacgcactcgagatgaaatgttctccgagctaatgctgtcctcccacactgacagagcacagacgaatgcgtggaggcaaataatgtcagagtgcaggaaagcacaaaatgaccgggaggagaggtggagggctgaagagagtaagtggcgggctgaagagagggctgaagctcaaatgtggcggcagcgtgatgagaggaggcaggattcaatgctgaggctgctgcaggaccaaaccagaatgctccagtgtatggttgagctgcagcaaaggcagctggagcacagactgccactgctgcccctctgtaaccaaccgccctcctccccaagttccatagcctccacacccagacgcccaagaacgcggtgggggggcctccggccaaccagcgactccacaacagaggattgcccaaaaaaaagaaggctgtcattcaataaattgtaa